GAGTTGAATATCATTCGGTGCATGAGGACCAAGCAGACCGAGCATCTGCAGGCCATTAACCTGTTGACCCGAGGCAACCCAGAAAGGCCTGGCTTCACCCGTCCCACTCTCGGTGCGGCGATCTCGGCGGCCATCGGCACGCTGGACGCAAAATTGCCAAACTTCATTCTTCTCGATCCGAACCCCAAGGGAAACGAATTCGAGGCTTACAAGGCCAGCGATCTCGCGGGCTGGCTAGGGCCGGAACATGCCCCCATTCGACTCGGTGGCACCTTCACCCAACTGAATCGAGCGGTCGACTCCGCAGTGGACAATAATCAGGATCGCCTTGCCCTGCGACGATATTTCGCCAAACGATACGAGACCGAAAAACAGAGCCGCACGGCGGCCGCCCAGAATGCCGCGTTCGAAAAGATGAATGGACTGAGCGCGAGTGCCGACTTGTTCGATGTGGCTAAACTGCCGGAAAAGGACCGTTCCCGCTACGGCCCTGGTACTTTCGGACTGCACGCTCTGATGGCCCGCAACCTCGTTGAGCAGGGCGCTCCGTTCGTGATGGTCGCCAACGGCATGCCCTGGGACAATCACGTCTTCCAGCACGAGATTCACCAGATGCTCGTGCCGGAATTGGACCGCATCCTGCACTGCCTCATCACGGATCTGAAGGACCGCGGTCTTCTCGAACACACGCTGGTGGTGGCGATGGGAGAGTTTGGTCGCACTCCTTGGCTCAACGCCGCCCGAGGCCGGGATCATTATCCCAACGCCTGGAGCATGATGATGACCGGTTGCGGTCTTAAGAGGGGCGTGGTGGTCGGCGGCACGGATGTCGATGGTGTTGACCCCGCCGGCCGTTCGTTCAACGAACAGAATCTCTTCGCCACAATTTTTACCGCGCTCGGCATCGACCCGCACGCGGAGTACGATCTGAAAAACATGCCGACTTTCCATAGGGTGGAAGACCGGGCCGAACCGATCCGGGAGGTGTTGGCATGAAACTGACGAAAAATAAAGACCTGTCGCTTCCCACCGGTGTTCTGGGCCTCGCGGTCGCAGCCGATGCGAAACATCTCTATGCCGCGTGCATGGATGGCCGACTCTTTGAATGCGACCCGGCCACAGGAAAATCGACGCCATTCGCCAGTGGTCATACCAGTTTTGCCTCCGGCTGCGTGCTGCTGCCCAATGGTAAGACGCTGATCTCTGCCGGTTACGATGGCTGGCTGTTATGGCACGATGTGGAATCCAAACAGTGCGTGCGGCGGTTGAAAGCTCATGGGTTTTGGTCCTGGCAAATGGCGCTGTCTCCCGACGGTCGCCACGTTGCGACGGTGACCGGGCAATACCTCGCGGGTGGCGAGAAATACGAGCCGGCTCAGGCACCGGAGCCGACGGTGAAGGTGTTTGACACTCTCACCGGCGAACTGCTGAAGTCGTTCGATTATCTGCCGCCGGTACTGAGCGTTGCTTTCTCGCCGGACGGCCGTCATCTGGCGGCGGCCAACATGATGGGGGATGTGGCCGTGTGGGACCTGGAAGGCAAAGCACCGCCGGTGAAGTTCAACTCTCCCGACTTCACGAGCTGGGGCATCATCAAGAGCCCGCACTTCTGTGGAGGCATCTATGGTCTTGCGTTCTCTCCCGATGGTAAGTCTCTATTGGCCTGTGGCATGGGACCGATGGGAGATCCCATGGCCGGTAATGGCAAGATGACCTGGCAGCGTTGGGATTGGCTGGCAAAAACACCGCAGAAACTCTCCCAGATCCGTGACGGCGAAGGCGGCGCCGGTCTTATGGAAACGCTGACTCACGCGCCGGACGGTTCTTTTCTGATGGCGGGCCGGCAAGCCCAGGGTACCTGGACCACCGCCCTTTTCGCCGCTGATGGCAAGCTGAAAGCCTCCCTGGATACCAAGTCTCGGGTGACCCGGGCCAAGTTCACCCCGGATGGAAATACCCTGTATTTAAGTGCGGTCATCGGTCAGCCAGGCCCCAATAAGGGTCAATGGCCAGACTATGGCCGTATTCACGTGGTTAAGGTTGAGGGTTGACGATTCAGCAATGAGGACTACTCTCGACTGCTTCCCGCAACCCCTTACTGAACGATTCGGCTACTAGGGATATCGAACCCATTCGCGAAAAGTTTGGTGACGACGACCTTTCCAAGCACGGAAATGATACCTCGCGCTTTTTAGATTTGCACAACGGCGGCCGCATCGGATAAAGTAGGGGTTCGCAGCAGAATCCGAATCGAGTCGTTTCCAAGGCTATGCAATGCTTCGACTTAATGCTCCACGTCCCGCCTCGCTATGCGGTGCCGTGCGCCGACGGGATTTCCTTCACGCAGGCACGCTGGCGACACTGGGATTGTCGCTACCGGCTTACCTTCGCGCCCAGCAGGCACAAGGCACTCCGGACAAAGACGTCAATTGCATCATGCTGTTTCTGCTCGGCGGTCCCAGTCAACTCGATACCTGGGATCTGAAGCCGAACGCACCGGCCGAAGTGCGTGGCCCCTTCAAACCGATTAAGACCAACGCTCCGGGTATCGAAATCAGCGAAATCTTTCCCAAGATGGCGAAGCACGGCGACAAATTCTCTCTGATTCGCTCCGTCTTCCACACGGCGACCGCGGTTCACGATACCGGTCATCAGATGATGCAAACAGGAAGACTCTTTACCGGCGGCGTCGAACATCCTCACATGGGGTGCACGCTGGGCTATCTGCGCGGCGGGCGAGGCGAACTGCCCGCCCACGTGATTCTGCCGCGCTTGATGGGCCGAACCGGCGGCAATTTACCGCATGGTCAAAACGCCGGCTATCTGGGGAAAAGCTACGATCCTTTCGTCCTGAATGCCGATCCTTCCGTTGCGAACTTTAAAGTTCCCGATCTACTACCCCCCGATTACATTTCGGATATCCGGGCCGAACGACGCCAGAAATTGCGCGACGCCATCGATGGAGAGATGCAAAGGTTCGAAAATGTCGCGGCCGCCAAACAACTGGATGATTCGTTTCATCAAGCCTACAAGCTGATGAGTTCTCCCCGGGCTCGCGAAGCATTCGCTATCGAGAAAGAACCGGCCGCGGTTCGCGACCGTTACGGCCGTACCCGCTTCGGACAGTGCTGCCTTATGGCGCGCCGACTGATCGAGGCCGGTGTCCGCTTCGTGACGGTTAACATGTTCGAAACGGTCTTCGATGAAATCACCTGGGATATTCACGGCTCGAAGCCCTTTACGGATATTCAGGAAATGTCGAAACTCGTAGCGCCCAACTTCGACCAGGCCTATAGTGCCTTGCTGGAGGATTTGAAAGAGCGCGGCTTACTGGAAAAAACTATGGTCACGGCCTGTGGCGAGTTCGGCCGTACGCCGAAAATCAACCCGGCTGGGGGTCGCGACCATCACCCCGGCGTCTGGACGGTGATCATCGGCGGCGGCCCAATCCAAGGCGGTCAGGTGATCGGCGAATCCGACGAATTCGGCTATGCTCCGAAAACTCGTCCGGTGACTACGGGTGAGTTCGCTGCCACGATCTTCAAGGGACTGGGGCTCGATCCGCACAAAGAATTACCGGGCCCGCAAGGAAGACCGATTCCGCTGGCCGACTTTAACCTTAAGCCGATTGAGGAATTGTTCTAACTGGGCACTGCTGCTAACCGGAATTCGCCGCCAATATCTCCGCCGAGAAGTCGGATATCACACTCGACGAAGCTCTCCAGGGATTTTCACACCGGAGTCGTTTTCGATCATGCGTCAACTTCTGACAGTACTATTTTTCGGTTTATCCGCCGTGCAGGTGTTGGCGGCCGATCTGCGGATTCTGCCTTCCGAGGTGACTCTCACCGGACCGGGCGCCTCGCAAAAACTTTTGATCGTTGAAGAGGAAAAAGGACGCGTGATAGCTGAGAAGACGGCGGGCGTAACTCTCGTTTCTTCGAATACTAAAGTGGCGGTTATTGATAAGGGAACCCTTCAAGCGGTCGGCAACGGCAATGTGATTGTGACGGCAAAGACTTCCGATGGAAAGACCGCGACGGCCAAAGTTCTAGTCCTGAAAGCCGAGCAGAATGCGCCTCCATCGTTTCGCAACGACATAATCCCGATTCTGACGCGAGCAGGATGCAATTCCGGTTCCTGTCACGGAGCGCTCGCCGGTAAGGGCGGCCTCAAACTTTCCCTGCGCGGCTATGATCCTGAATCCGATCACTTCGTTCTCACTCGACAGGCCCTGGCCCGAAGAGTTGACCGCAGCCAGCCGGAAAAAAGTCTCGTGCTCCTCAAAGGGGCACGCCTGATGCCGCACGGGGGTGGGCAACGATTGTTCGCCGATGAGGCCGATTATAATACGCTCCTCACCTGGATACAGTCGGGCGCGCTCCTCAATCCGGTCGATGCCAAGCTGGATCGCATCGAAGTACTCCCCCGGGCCGCCCTGCTCTCCCCGCAAGCCAAATCTTCCCTAATCGTCCGGGCGTTTTATTCCGATGGGCAGATCAAGGATGTGACGCGCTGGTGTCACTATGGAAGCAGCGACGATAATGTTGCGAAAGTAACCGAAGAGGCTCTCGTCTCCGGAGCCGGTTATGGAGAGGCCTCCATTACGGTGGGTTTCGGCTCCCGAGTCACCACCATGGTGATAACCTCTCCTTTCCCTAACTCCGTGAATCCGAAAGTTTTCGCGGACTCTCCTCGCAGCAATTTCATCGATGAACTCGTACTGCAGAAGTTGCAGTCGCTAAACCTGCCTCCTTCGCCGAACTGTAAGGACGCCGAATTTATCCGCCGAGCCTTTCTCGACGCGACGGGAATTCTTCCACAACCACAAGAGGTCGAAAAATTCATTTCAGACAAATCGGTCGATAAACGGGCGAAGCTGATCGCCGAGCTACTGGAGCGACCGGAGTTAATCGATTACTGGTCTTATAAATGGTCCGATCTGTTTCTGGTCTCGACCCGGAAGTTGCCGCAGCCAGCCATGTGGAGTTTTTATCGTTCACTGCGTCAGGCCGTTGCGGATAACAAACCGTGGGATCAATTGGCCCGCGATATCCTGCTCGCCAACGGCAGTACGATGCAAAATGGCGGCGGGAACTTTTTCGTTCTGCATAAAGACACTTCGGATGTCGCGGAAACGGTCGCGGTCAGCTTTCTCGGCATGTCGGTAACCTGCGCACGCTGTCACAATCACCCGCTCGAAAAATGGACGCAGGATCAATACTGGTCATTCGCCAATCTGTTTTCGCGCGTCGGTTTGAAAAATGGGGAACGAGACGGAGATGTGGTGGTCTTTGAGCGACCGACCGGAGATGTGCTGCATCCCCGCCGGGGCGTGCCGATGCCAGCCGCACCGCTCGATGGCCTACCTCTTGCCGCCGAGGAGGGACGCGATCGCCGAATCTATTTTGCGGACTGGCTGACTTCGCCGGATAATCCGTACTTTGCCAAGGCCCTGGTGAATCGGGTCTGGCGGAACTTCATGGGCCGCGGACTGGTCGAGGCGGAAGATGATCTGCGCGAAACCAATCCGGCCAGTAATCGCGAGCTACTCGACGCACTCGCCCGCGATTTTATAACCCATAAATTCGATGTGAAGGTTCTGATTCGCACCATCATGAATTCGGCGGCCTATCAGCGTTCCTCGCAGAAACTGGAAGAGAATGCTCAGGACGATCGCTACTATTCCCGTTACCTCGTGCGTCGTCTTCCCGGTGAAGTGATTTTGGATGCCCTGTCGCAGGTGACTGGTTCACCGACGCCCTTCAAGGAAATTTACACAGGCGTCGAAGGGGGGGTCGCCGCGACCTCGAACTATCCGCCGGGCACACGCGCTCTGCAGCTTCCCGACTCCCGAGTCGCTTCCCGGTTTCTGGATGCGTTCGGCCGGCCGGATCGCCTGGCCACCTGCTCCTGCGAACGGCAGCAGGATCCCACCGTCGGACAGGCTCTGATGATGAATAATGGCCAGACCCTCAACGACAAGCTCCGTGCCCCGGATTCGCGTGTCAGCGCCTGGTTGAAAGAGAAGGTGACGGACGAACAGGCGATCAGCCGCATCTTTATGCTGGCCCTCAGTCGGCCACCCAGCGCCAAAGAACGCGAGCGTTTCCAGGCGATTTTCGCTAACAAAACATCGAGTGAGCCGAATGCTCCCGGCCGCCGGGAAGCGCTTGAAGACCTTTTCTGGGCCGTGCTGACCTCCCGGGAATTCCTGTTCAATCACTGATTGCCGCGTCCTGAAGACGCTCAGCTGCATCAAAAATCGATTATGAAAAAGACTCTCCTCCTATTTTTTACTTTCCTGAGCGCAGGGATTTCCCAGGGGGCTCCTCTGCCTCCAGTCACGGCGTTGGCTTATCATCCCAGCTTTCCCGTGCTGGCGGCGGGATTGTACGGAGAAGTGTTGCTGATCGATCCGGCGAAAGCGGACGTCATTAGCCGACTCTCGGGACAAACGGAACGCGTCACTGCGCTGGCCTTCAGTAGTCAGGGCGACCGGTTGGCAGTCGCCAGCGGCCGGCCCGGAAAATCGGGTGAAATCCGACTCTATCGTGTGACGGCGCAAACCTTCTCTTCGCCGCTACTCGAAGCGACGATCACTCCCCACACGGATGTGATCTATGCTCTGACCTTCAGCCCCGACGGCAAAAAACTGGCTTCCGCCGGCTACGATCGCGTTATTCGAGTCGTCGATCCCGCCAAGCCTCAAGTCGTTATTCAAGAACTCAAAGATCACAGCGATGCCGTCTATGGCTTAGACTTCCATCCCGAGGGAAAACTGCTGGCGTCGGCGGGTGCCGATCGAGCCGTCAAGGTTTGGGATATCGCGACCGGCAAGAGACTCTATACGCTTTCCGAGCCGACCGATGCGGTCCATTCGGTAGTCTGGAGTCCTGATAAGCTCCATCTGGCGGCCGCGGGAATAGACAAAAGCATTCGAATCTGGCAGGCGGACGCCAACGGCGGACGACTGGTCCACTCGGTTTTCGCGCATACGGAACCGGTCACCCGGATCCTCTATTCCCAAAACGGACAAGTGCTTTATTCGATCGGCGAAGGGGGGAGTTGCAAGAGCTGGAACGCCGCGGCCATGAAGGAAAAGCTGGTTTTCCCGGCACAGAAAGAAACTATTCTGGCGCTGGCTCTCAGTCCGGATCAAAAGCAGTTGGCGCTGGGACTGTTCGATGGAGCTTTGAAACTTCTCGCTTCGGACAACGGCAAAATAGTGGCCGAACCGCTGCCGATTAAACCGAAGCCTGCCATCCTCCGGAAGATGACTCCGGCACAGGGTGTCCGCGGTTCGCAAGTCCGGGTCGTTTTCACCGGAGAACACTTAAATGAGGTGACGGAGATCGCGGCCAGTCCCGGAATCCAGGCTGAGATTCTCCCGGAAGGACGCGGACCCACGCAGTTGATCGCCCGTTTAACAATCGATTCCCAGTTCAAGCCGGGTAAGACGAATCTCCTGGCCAAATCGCCGGCGGGAAACTCCGCGGCCCTGCCCTTTTTCGTGGATCGCTATCCCGTGGCTTCTGGAATGATGGCCAACGAATCGTCTCGCACCGGTTCGAGAGTGACTCTCCCGGCCACTCTGATCGGTACTCTATCCAAGCCGGGTAAAGCCGATTATTTTCATTTCGAAGCGAAGGCCGGTCAGGAAATCGCGATTCAAGTTTTCACCGGAGAGATCGGCTCCAAACTCGATCCGTTCCTTGAACTGACCGACGCTCAGGGAAAAGTCCTAGTCGACAGTGCCAACGGCCTGCTCGGCTATGTGGCCCAAGATAGCGGTTACCTGGCGATCAGTATTCGCGACAAGGAATTTCGGGGCGGCGGCGATTATTCGTATCGGCTCAGTATCGGTTCGTTCCCCCTTATCACCGGAGCGTCTCCTCTGAGTTTCCAGCGGGGAACTTCCGGGTTGGTGCGGATTCATGGGGTGAATCTCGGCAATCAGCGAAGCCTGCCGGTCACCATTCCCGCTGATGCGAAGCCGGGGAGCAGAATTCCGATTGCACTGCCGGGCTTGCCAGAAGCGGTGGTCGGGGAAGCGGCTGTGCGAGCGGGGGAATTTCCGGAAGTCAGGGTGGCTCAAAAAGAGGCGCACATCCAAGTTCCGGGAACTGCAACGGGGACCCTGGCTGAACCTCAGCAGGTGCATGCGATTTACTTTAAGGCCAAAAAAGGGCAACGGCTATTACTCGAAGTCGAAGCGCGCCGACTCGGTTCGCCATTGGACTCCGTCATCGAGATCGTCGATTCTCAGAATCAGCTGGTGATGCGGGCCACTCTGCGCAGCACGGCACGTATCTTTTCGACGTTTCGGGATAGCGATTCTGTCAACCCCGGAATTCGCCTCGAATCGTGGCACGAACTGGGCATGGATGATTACCTGTTCGTCGATGGCGAACTGATGCGCGTCAAGGAGCTTCCTAAAGGTCCCGATGATGATTGTCAGTTCTACGAGGTTGCTGGCCGTCGGCAGGGATTTTTGGAGACCACCCCCACTCAGCATTACAACGGCTCGCCGATGTACAAGGTGGAAATTCACCCGGCTGGAAGCAGTTTCCCCGCCAATGGCCTGCCACTCATTCAATTGCCTTATCGAAATGACGACGGCGGAGCCAGTTACGGCAAAGATTCGCTACTGACTTTCGATCCACCCCAGGATGGAACTTATCGAGTTCGTCTCAAAGACGTGCGTGGCGCCGGCGGCGAGTTATTCAGCTACCGGTTGACAGTGCGGCCACCCCACCCCGATTTCGCAGTTGCGTTCAACTCAGCTAATCCGGTCGTCTGGAAAGGGGGATCAGTACCGATCAACGTTACCGCGACGCGAATCGATGGCTTCAACGGTCCCATCCACTTCGCGCTCGAAAATCTTCCCGAAGGATTGGAAGCGCCGCCCAGTTCGATCGACCGCGAGCAATTGACGATGACCTTCCCGCTTTTTGCAAAATTGTCGGCGAAGTTACCCGAGACTCCCGCGCTCAAGCCGCTGAAGCTCGTAGCCCGGGCCACCATCGATGGGCGGGAGGTTGTACGGGAATTCGTCGGAGGCCCGCCAAAGCTGGCCGATGCCGGTGATATTGTTGCTACGACCAGCGTCAGCGAAGTCTCTCTCAAACCGGGACAAGAAACCCGGCTCGTAGTGAAAGTCGAACGACGTAACGGCTACGCGGGACGGATTCCGATCGAGGTTCGCGGCCTGCCGCACGGAGTCCGCGTGGAAAACATCGGGCTCAATGGCATCCTGATCACTCCGGGGACTTCGGAGCGCGAGATCGTTTTGTTTGCGGAATCGTGGGTTCCCGAGCTGGAACATCCTTTGATAGTCCTCGCCCGCAACGAGTCGAAGGGTACGGATTATGGAGCCAAGCCGGTTATCCTGAAGGTCCGCAAATAAGCGACGATTCGTTAATCGAGCGGTCCCTCCTGAGGAGACACTGGGAAAAATGTAAAGCCGCTATCGTTTTGCCGGACGGGTAACCCTGCCAGCAAGTATCGCAGCTTCGGATGCGAGCGCGATAAATCTCATGAATCCGTTGGTCGACCCAATACAGGCGGGAGCGTCATTACTTTCCGTTCTGGGCCACTCGATATTTGTTCTCCGCTCAGTTCATCGCGGGAATTCACTAAAGTTTTCGAAACATAATTAGAGCATCGACAAAGCCTTTTTCGGGATGAGCGAATGCGCCAGGCAAGGTGCCAACGACTTCGAACCCGAGACTTGTCCATAGCCGGACTGCCCGGTCATTGGTGCTTATCACAAAATTGAATTGCATCGCCAGAAAGCCGCGGGATCGCGCGAACTCGAGTGAATGCAAACACATCTTGCGGGCCACTCCTTGTCCGCGCGCTTTCAGACAGGTCGCATAGCCGCAATTTGCGACATGAGAGCCGCCCCCCAGTTGGTTTGCTCTAAGAAAATAGGTCCCGAGAATTTTACCGTCTTCCTCAACGACAAAAGTATCGTGATCCGATTTGGTCCAATAGGCGATTGCACTCTCTTGAGTCATCTCCGGAGGAAGTGCATAAAATTCACCGGCTCGTAGGATCGGTTTTAGGATCTCCCAGATTTGACTGAAGTCGTTTTGGCAGGCTGGCCTGAGGATCAAGCTGGGATTGTTCCGTTGCATAGCTCTGAAATCCGATTGCAATATTCTTTCCGGGTAGTTTAGTTGGTCCGCCTGCAAATTACATCCAAGGCTCGCACGAAACGGCCCGCGACAAAATGTTGTACGACTGTCGAGAATGCCCCGAAAAGGTCGCTATCCCAGAGGCCTTCCCGGGTGCTCGAAAGCAATTTAAGGTCGAATCCGAGTTACATAGTGGAGTTTTTCAACCAGACATTTCTGTTACTCCTACAGCAAGCAACGATGCTAAATCTCCTGCCCCGACCGACATGATAAACTGGACATCGCCATTCATTTCAGGTATAGAAAAAGAAATTCAAGCTTTCAGTCGGTACCCTCATTGTGGCCATTCGCAGACCGAAATCCTGCGGCCAAGTGAATCCAGTGATAATCCTAAAGGATCAGATCCATGAGCAACCCATCGGACCCTCATCATGTGTCGAGGCGGGAATTCAACAGCTTGACTGCCGGTACCTCGGCGGCGATGCTGTTTGGCACGGCAGCGGCCCGAGCGGAGCTGGAAGCGAAAGGCACTGCTGCTTTTTCGGAAGGCAAGAACGGTTTGAACATCCTGTTCCTCTTCACGGATCAGGAACGTTTTTTCCCCAAATGGCCCCGGGGCATGTCGCTGCCCGCTCACGAACGGCTGCAAAAAACCGGCACGACTTTCACCAACCACTACACCAGTGCCTGCATGTGCACGCCGTCGCGGTCGGTTCTGATGACCGGTCTGCAAACGGCCGACAACAAGATGTTCGACAACTGCGATACCCCCTGGCAGAACAGTCTCTCTCCGACGGTGCCCACGATCGGCCATATGCTCCGCAAGGCGGGCTACTACACCGCTTATAAGGGGAAGTGGCACCTCAATCGGGAATTCGATTCGCATAACCCGACCAAGCTGTTCACTCGAGAAATGGAAGAATACGGTTTCGCCGATTACGCCTCGCCCGGCGATCTGGTCGGCCACGACCTGGGAGGATACCAGTTCGACCACTTGATCAGCGGCAGCGCAATCACCTGGCTCCGACGTCAGGGGCGGCCGCTTTCAGACGCCGGTAAGCCCTGGAGCCTGTTCGTCAGTCTGGTGAATCCGCACGATGTGATGTATTTCAACACCGATGCGCCCGGCCAGAAAACCCAGGACACGGGTAAACTCCTGAAACGAGCCACCCAAGCCCCCAATCACCCCATTTATAAGAAGAAATGGGACATGCCGGTGGCAAAAACGCTTCGAGAGCCACTCAATGCCCCGCATCGACCGAAGGCCCACGGCGAGTTTCTGAAGATGTGGGACTATGTGCTGGGCCACATACCTCTCGAAGAAGAGCGCTGGCGCCGTTTCAACGACTTTTACCTCAATTCGATTCGCTCCGTCGACATCCAGCTGCAGAACATCCTCAATGAGCTCGATGCGCTGGGTCTGGCCGAGCGGACGATCATCCTGTTCACTTCCGACCATGGGGAAATGGCCGGCGGGCACGGCCTGCGCGGCAAGGGTCCGTTTGCCTATGAGGAAGCCACTCATATTCCGTTCTTCGTCGTTCACCCCGATGTCAAAGGCGGACAGTCGTGCAAAGCTTTGTCCAGTCATATCGACGTGGTGCCGACACTCCTGTCCATGGCGGGCCTATCCGCAACAAAACGGAGTGAAGTGGCAGGCCGCGACCTTCCGGGGAAGGACCTCTCACCCGTGCTGGCGAAGGGAGCCGAGGCGAGTATCACCGAATCGCGCGAGGGTGTGCTGTTCGCCTACAGCGCGCTGTGCACCAACGATTCGACGTTGCTCAAAGTTGCTGGGGAAGCCCTCGCGGCGAACCGCTCCCCCAAAGAGGAGTTGGAAAAAGCCGGTTACAAACCCGATCTGAGGAAACGCGGAAGTGTTCGAACCGTATTTGATGGGCGTTATAAATTCTCGCGCTATTTCGCCCCTATCGAGCGCAACCACCCGACCACGCTCGATGAACTTTACAAATCGAATGACGTGGAACTTTTCGATCACCAATCCGATCCCGAGGAAGTTATCAATCTGGCGGCCGATCGCGAGAAGAACGCCGCGCTGCTTCTGGCCATGAGTGCCAAGCTCGAAGCAGTGATCAAAGCCGAGATCGGGAAGGACGATGGCCGCGAGATGCCGGAAATTCCGAAAGTCTCCTGGTATCTCGATACCGCTGATCTATAGGAGAAGCTGGTTGCCATCGCAGGCCGGATCGATTCGGGACCTGGCCGTACAGGTGAGTGGCGGGGCGGATCAATTTCCCGGCTCACGATGGGCTTGCTGTAGGCACCGGATAGCTCGGCTTACTTCGGCGGCTCCTAGCGGAAAAATACCGCTAGTCGTCCTGCGAGCTACTTGACACCCGCTTCCCAATTAGGTTCCATAAGACGCTGAAAGCCTGGAACCAAGTCGCCTCCGAGAATCGACTTTTTGCACAATTGGAAGGATTTTCCGTTCTTCTGTCGATTTCCTCCAGTTTCATTCGACTGAATGTGGAATCGACCTTCCGCGTTCGCCACTGCACGTGCAGTTAGCCTCGGCTGGGACTCTGATTCAATAGAGGATAATCGACATGGTAGTTTTTCTGAAAGCCCTGCTGATCGGTGTTGCCCTTCTCCACCTATCACTACCTGCCCAGGCTCAGGAACCGCAGAAGCCGAGTAAAGATCAGGAATACCTCAAGCGACTCGTGGGGAGTTGGAGCGCAGATTCCGAAAACGGGAAAGGGACGATGATTTACAAGATGGAATTGGGCGGTCTTTGGCTGATGGGAGACTTCGAGGGAGAATTTGGCGGCTTCAAGTTTCAAGGGAAAAGCCTCGAGAGTTACGACTCGGCGACGAAGAAATACCGGAGTGTTTGGGTAGACTCTTTCTCCACCCAGCCCAGAATTATGGAAGGTGATCTCGACAAGGAGGGCAAGATCATGACCCTGACCGGAACCGGCCGAGGTGCGGACCAGAAGACCGTGAATTATAAGTCGGTTACTGAGATCAAAAATGACGATACGGTGAACTATAGCCTGTTCCTGGTTGATAAAGACGGTAAGGAACTGCCGATGGTTAAGCTCACCTATAAAAGGAAAAAGTGAGTTCGCACGCCGGAGAGTTTATTCCTTGCGACCTGAATCCCTATCCGGCCAATACACAGATTTAAAACGGCGTTATGGCAACACCTACGGACAGAGCTGGGATAGCGCGAAATCCATTGAATATCGGCCACCCCAACTGGGTGGAATACTTTCCCACTCCCTTCGCAAGGCGGAGGGAAATTCCATGCAAACCATCAAACTCACCGACGGCGGGATTCTGCTTTACAAAGAGGCATTCATCCCGCACGACATGGCGGATCGCTACTTCGCTGAGCTTCGGGATCATTCTGCCTGGGAACAAAAACCGGGGATATTTGGTTACCTGCAGCCCCGACTGATCGCCGCGTACGGAGAACCCGGCCTCGTCTATCGCTACTCCGGCCGAGACAACGTCGCTTTGCCCTGGACACCCACACTTCTGGAGATCAAGCAGAAGATCGAGTCCATCGAGGGGCAGTATAATTACTGTCTGCTGAATCGTTACAGCTCCGGGCAGGACAGCATGGGCTTGCACGCCGACGATGA
The genomic region above belongs to Telmatocola sphagniphila and contains:
- a CDS encoding sulfatase-like hydrolase/transferase, which gives rise to MSNPSDPHHVSRREFNSLTAGTSAAMLFGTAAARAELEAKGTAAFSEGKNGLNILFLFTDQERFFPKWPRGMSLPAHERLQKTGTTFTNHYTSACMCTPSRSVLMTGLQTADNKMFDNCDTPWQNSLSPTVPTIGHMLRKAGYYTAYKGKWHLNREFDSHNPTKLFTREMEEYGFADYASPGDLVGHDLGGYQFDHLISGSAITWLRRQGRPLSDAGKPWSLFVSLVNPHDVMYFNTDAPGQKTQDTGKLLKRATQAPNHPIYKKKWDMPVAKTLREPLNAPHRPKAHGEFLKMWDYVLGHIPLEEERWRRFNDFYLNSIRSVDIQLQNILNELDALGLAERTIILFTSDHGEMAGGHGLRGKGPFAYEEATHIPFFVVHPDVKGGQSCKALSSHIDVVPTLLSMAGLSATKRSEVAGRDLPGKDLSPVLAKGAEASITESREGVLFAYSALCTNDSTLLKVAGEALAANRSPKEELEKAGYKPDLRKRGSVRTVFDGRYKFSRYFAPIERNHPTTLDELYKSNDVELFDHQSDPEEVINLAADREKNAALLLAMSAKLEAVIKAEIGKDDGREMPEIPKVSWYLDTADL
- a CDS encoding GNAT family N-acetyltransferase, yielding MILRPACQNDFSQIWEILKPILRAGEFYALPPEMTQESAIAYWTKSDHDTFVVEEDGKILGTYFLRANQLGGGSHVANCGYATCLKARGQGVARKMCLHSLEFARSRGFLAMQFNFVISTNDRAVRLWTSLGFEVVGTLPGAFAHPEKGFVDALIMFRKL
- a CDS encoding WD40 repeat domain-containing protein, with protein sequence MKKTLLLFFTFLSAGISQGAPLPPVTALAYHPSFPVLAAGLYGEVLLIDPAKADVISRLSGQTERVTALAFSSQGDRLAVASGRPGKSGEIRLYRVTAQTFSSPLLEATITPHTDVIYALTFSPDGKKLASAGYDRVIRVVDPAKPQVVIQELKDHSDAVYGLDFHPEGKLLASAGADRAVKVWDIATGKRLYTLSEPTDAVHSVVWSPDKLHLAAAGIDKSIRIWQADANGGRLVHSVFAHTEPVTRILYSQNGQVLYSIGEGGSCKSWNAAAMKEKLVFPAQKETILALALSPDQKQLALGLFDGALKLLASDNGKIVAEPLPIKPKPAILRKMTPAQGVRGSQVRVVFTGEHLNEVTEIAASPGIQAEILPEGRGPTQLIARLTIDSQFKPGKTNLLAKSPAGNSAALPFFVDRYPVASGMMANESSRTGSRVTLPATLIGTLSKPGKADYFHFEAKAGQEIAIQVFTGEIGSKLDPFLELTDAQGKVLVDSANGLLGYVAQDSGYLAISIRDKEFRGGGDYSYRLSIGSFPLITGASPLSFQRGTSGLVRIHGVNLGNQRSLPVTIPADAKPGSRIPIALPGLPEAVVGEAAVRAGEFPEVRVAQKEAHIQVPGTATGTLAEPQQVHAIYFKAKKGQRLLLEVEARRLGSPLDSVIEIVDSQNQLVMRATLRSTARIFSTFRDSDSVNPGIRLESWHELGMDDYLFVDGELMRVKELPKGPDDDCQFYEVAGRRQGFLETTPTQHYNGSPMYKVEIHPAGSSFPANGLPLIQLPYRNDDGGASYGKDSLLTFDPPQDGTYRVRLKDVRGAGGELFSYRLTVRPPHPDFAVAFNSANPVVWKGGSVPINVTATRIDGFNGPIHFALENLPEGLEAPPSSIDREQLTMTFPLFAKLSAKLPETPALKPLKLVARATIDGREVVREFVGGPPKLADAGDIVATTSVSEVSLKPGQETRLVVKVERRNGYAGRIPIEVRGLPHGVRVENIGLNGILITPGTSEREIVLFAESWVPELEHPLIVLARNESKGTDYGAKPVILKVRK
- a CDS encoding DUF1579 domain-containing protein, with amino-acid sequence MVVFLKALLIGVALLHLSLPAQAQEPQKPSKDQEYLKRLVGSWSADSENGKGTMIYKMELGGLWLMGDFEGEFGGFKFQGKSLESYDSATKKYRSVWVDSFSTQPRIMEGDLDKEGKIMTLTGTGRGADQKTVNYKSVTEIKNDDTVNYSLFLVDKDGKELPMVKLTYKRKK